From one Humulus lupulus chromosome 8, drHumLupu1.1, whole genome shotgun sequence genomic stretch:
- the LOC133794880 gene encoding cytochrome b561 and DOMON domain-containing protein At5g47530-like has product MTTSFKYCLIIFIWLIIHLHCIIATSSMNMIMDTKLFAYSSDHQRNEDTEVTTNLRSWRGQSNLRHPHLRNAYEILIIIGWGTLLPVGVIIARYFSKFPIQWNEWYSYHIMCQSAGYVFGSLGWLIGILVGHNHELKSHQILGIIIFTLTTVQMVAIFWQPKREEEYDHCCRKSWEIYHRLMGYVLIGLIIADIFIGIINQNQSTKWKWSYVAILVILALTSVSLEIYRWVKSKIIQQAVELNSEMYTST; this is encoded by the exons ATGACAACTAGTTTTAAATATTGCCTCATAATCTTCATTTGGTTAATTATCCACCTACATTGTATCATTGCTACAAGCtccatgaatatgattatggataCAAAATTGTTTGCTTATTCTTCTGATCATCAAAGAAATGAAGATACAGAAGTGACAACAAATCTCAGATCATGGAGAGGTCAAAGCAACCTGCGTCATCCTCATCTAAGAAAC GCTTATGAGATCCTAATAATCATAGGATGGGGAACTCTACTGCCTGTTGGGGTAATAATAGCAAGGTATTTTAGTAAATTTCCCATTCAATGGAATGAATggtattcatatcacataatgtGTCAAAGCGCCGGATATGTTTTCGGGTCATTGGGATGGCTTATTGGAATATTGGTAGGGCATAATCACGAGCTTAAATCACATCAAATTCTTGGTATCATTATTTTTACCCTCACAACTGTACAG ATGGTTGCCATTTTTTGGCAGCCGAAGAGAGAAGAGGAGTATGATCATTGTTGCCGGAAAAGCTGGGAGATTTATCATCGGCTTATGGGTTATGTGTTAATAGGTCTAATAATAGCAGATATATTTATAGGGATCATTAATCAAAATCAATCTACCAAATGGAAATGGAGTTATGTAGCAATACTAGTAATTTTGGCTCTTACTTCTGTGTCACTGGAAATTTACAGATGGGTTAAATCTAAAATTATTCAACAGGCTGTTGAATTGAATAGCGAAATGTATACTTCTACATGA
- the LOC133794881 gene encoding stigma-specific STIG1-like protein 1, with translation MKLVLLVLFFLTILLLANNINNVGATTTSSDDDDDDDQSISSHDTKEDHHDHYELLSEETNWVRGGGMMMKSRFLAQKKMTCDKFPRVCRLKSSTGPDCCKNKCVNVKTDRLNCGMCGYKCKYPEICCKGKCVNSSFDKKHCGACNNKCKKGHFCVYGMCDYA, from the coding sequence ATGAAGCTTGTCCTACTAGTATTGTTTTTCTTGACAATACTACTGCTAGCCAATAATATAAATAATGTTGGAGCAACTACTACATCTtcggatgatgatgatgatgatgatcaaaGCATAAGCTCACACGACACAAAAGAAGATCATCACGATCACTATGAATTATTATCTGAGGAAACTAATTGGGTACGAGGTGGTGGGATGATGATGAAGAGCCGATTTCTTGCGCAGAAGAAGATGACATGTGACAAGTTTCCAAGAGTTTGTCGTTTGAAGAGCAGCACTGGGCCAGATTGCTGTAAGAACAAGTGTGTGAATGTGAAGACAGATCGGTTGAATTGTGGAATGTGTGGGTACAAATGCAAGTACCCTGAGATTTGTTGCAAAGGGAAATGTGTCAACTCCTCCTTTGACAAGAAGCATTGTGGTGCTTGCAATAACAAGTGCAAGAAGGGTCACTTTTGCGTTTATGGGATGTGCGATTACGCATAA